The following coding sequences are from one Frigoribacterium sp. Leaf415 window:
- the rpoB gene encoding DNA-directed RNA polymerase subunit beta: MAAANNASTNSPKNGRNASRLSFAKITDTLTVPDLLALQTESFDWLVGNDIWKDRLAEATEQGRTDLALHSGLEEIFEEISPIEDLGETMQLSFTAPELEEPKYTIDECKERGKTYAAPLYVNAEFMNHLTGEIKTQTVFMGDFPLMTERGTFIINGTERVVVSQLVRSPGVYFERASDKTSDKDIYSARVIPSRGAWLEFEIDKRDQVGVRIDRKRKQSVTVFLKALGLTSEEIMEEFKGFASIEATLEKDAILTKEEALKDIYRKLRPGEQVAAEAARALLDNFYFNHKRYDLAKVGRYKINRKLGIDAPLGDSVLTVDDIVATIKYLVSLHAEEKTMNGTRDGEPVQLRLDVDDIDHFGNRRIRAVGELIQNQVRTGLSRMERVVRERMTTQDIEAITPQTLINVRPVVAAIKEFFGTSQLSQFMDQNNPLSGLTHKRRLSALGPGGLSRERAGVEVRDVHPSHYGRMCPIETPEGPNIGLIGSLASFARINSFGFIETPYRRVEKGNVTTTIDYLTASEEDDYVVAQANAPLDDKFDFVDDKVLVRKKGGEVELVDKAEVDYMDVSPRQMVSVATSLIPFLEHDDANRALMGANMQRQAVPLVRSESPLVGTGMEGYTAIDAGDVVTADAAGVVSEVSADVVTVQLDDGGTQDYFLRKFDRSNQGASYNHRVIVDAGQRVEVGEVIADGPATENGELALGKNLLVAFMPWEGYNYEDAMILSQNLIKDDTLSSIHIEEYEVDARDTKLGKEEITRDLPNVSPDLLADLDERGIIRIGAEVRPGDILVGKVTPKGETELSAEERLLRAIFNEKSREVRDTSLKVPHGEQGTVIGVKVFDSQDGDDELGSGVNQRVVVFIAQKRKITAGDKLAGRHGNKGVISTILPVEDMPFLADGTPVDIILNPLGVPGRMNFGQVLEIHLGWIAAQGWNVEGVQEWAKNLPEEALSAAPGTKVATPVFDGAAEREIEGLLDSTLPTRDGERLIGSSGKARLFDGRSGEPFPNPISVGYMYILKLHHLVDDKIHARSTGPYSMITQQPLGGKAQFGGQRFGEMEVWALEAYGAAYALQELLTIKSDDILGRVKVYEAIVKGENIQEPGIPESFKVLIKEMQSLCLNVEVLSADGQTVSLRDTDDEVFRAAEELGINISSRFESSNVDEI, encoded by the coding sequence TTGGCTGCTGCGAACAACGCATCCACCAACTCGCCCAAGAACGGTCGCAACGCATCGCGGCTCTCGTTCGCCAAGATCACCGACACGCTGACGGTCCCCGACCTGCTGGCGCTCCAGACCGAGAGCTTCGACTGGCTCGTCGGCAACGACATCTGGAAGGACCGCCTCGCCGAGGCGACCGAGCAGGGTCGCACCGACCTGGCCCTCCACTCGGGCCTGGAAGAGATCTTCGAAGAGATCTCGCCGATCGAAGACCTCGGCGAGACCATGCAGCTCTCGTTCACGGCCCCCGAGCTCGAAGAGCCCAAGTACACGATCGACGAGTGCAAAGAGCGTGGCAAGACCTACGCCGCGCCGCTCTACGTGAACGCCGAGTTCATGAACCACCTCACCGGTGAGATCAAGACCCAGACGGTCTTCATGGGTGACTTCCCGCTCATGACCGAGCGCGGCACGTTCATCATCAACGGCACCGAGCGTGTCGTCGTCTCGCAGCTCGTCCGCAGCCCGGGCGTCTACTTCGAGCGCGCCTCAGACAAGACCAGCGACAAGGACATCTACTCGGCTCGCGTCATCCCGAGCCGCGGTGCCTGGCTCGAGTTCGAGATCGACAAGCGCGACCAGGTCGGCGTCCGCATCGACCGCAAGCGCAAGCAGAGCGTGACCGTCTTCCTCAAGGCCCTCGGCCTGACGAGCGAAGAGATCATGGAGGAGTTCAAGGGCTTCGCCTCGATCGAGGCCACCCTCGAGAAGGACGCCATCCTCACCAAGGAAGAGGCGCTCAAGGACATCTACCGCAAGCTCCGTCCGGGCGAGCAGGTCGCCGCCGAGGCCGCGCGCGCGCTCCTCGACAACTTCTACTTCAACCACAAGCGCTACGACCTGGCGAAGGTGGGTCGCTACAAGATCAACCGCAAGCTCGGCATCGACGCGCCCCTGGGCGACTCGGTCCTGACCGTCGACGACATCGTCGCGACGATCAAGTACCTCGTGTCGCTGCACGCCGAAGAGAAGACGATGAACGGCACGCGCGACGGCGAGCCCGTCCAGCTGCGCCTCGACGTCGACGACATCGACCACTTCGGCAACCGCCGCATCCGCGCGGTGGGCGAACTGATCCAGAACCAGGTCCGCACCGGTCTGTCGCGCATGGAGCGCGTCGTCCGCGAGCGCATGACCACCCAGGACATCGAGGCGATCACGCCGCAGACCCTGATCAACGTGCGCCCCGTCGTCGCCGCGATCAAGGAGTTCTTCGGCACCTCGCAGCTGTCGCAGTTCATGGACCAGAACAACCCGCTCTCGGGTCTGACGCACAAGCGTCGCCTGAGCGCGCTCGGCCCCGGCGGTCTGTCGCGTGAGCGCGCCGGCGTCGAGGTCCGCGACGTCCACCCCTCGCACTACGGCCGCATGTGCCCGATCGAGACCCCTGAAGGCCCGAACATCGGTCTGATCGGTTCGCTCGCGTCCTTCGCGCGCATCAACTCGTTCGGCTTCATCGAGACGCCGTACCGTCGCGTGGAGAAGGGCAACGTCACCACGACGATCGACTACCTCACCGCTTCGGAAGAAGACGACTACGTCGTCGCCCAGGCGAACGCCCCCCTCGACGACAAGTTCGACTTCGTCGACGACAAGGTGCTCGTCCGCAAGAAGGGCGGCGAGGTCGAGCTCGTCGACAAGGCCGAGGTCGACTACATGGACGTCTCGCCGCGCCAGATGGTGTCGGTGGCCACGTCGCTGATCCCGTTCCTCGAGCACGACGACGCGAACCGCGCCCTCATGGGTGCCAACATGCAGCGTCAGGCCGTCCCGCTCGTCCGCAGCGAGAGCCCCCTCGTCGGCACCGGCATGGAGGGCTACACCGCGATCGACGCCGGTGACGTCGTCACCGCCGACGCCGCGGGCGTGGTCTCCGAGGTGTCGGCCGACGTCGTCACCGTCCAGCTCGACGACGGCGGCACGCAGGACTACTTCCTGCGCAAGTTCGACCGCTCGAACCAGGGCGCCAGCTACAACCACCGTGTGATCGTCGACGCCGGCCAGCGCGTCGAGGTCGGCGAGGTCATCGCCGACGGTCCCGCGACCGAGAACGGCGAGCTCGCACTCGGCAAGAACCTGCTCGTCGCGTTCATGCCGTGGGAGGGCTACAACTACGAGGACGCGATGATCCTGTCGCAGAACCTCATCAAGGACGACACGCTCTCGTCGATCCACATCGAAGAGTACGAAGTCGACGCCCGCGACACGAAGCTCGGCAAGGAAGAGATCACCCGTGATCTCCCCAACGTCAGCCCCGACCTGCTGGCCGACCTCGACGAGCGCGGCATCATCCGCATCGGTGCCGAGGTGCGCCCCGGCGACATCCTCGTCGGCAAGGTCACGCCCAAGGGCGAGACCGAGCTCAGTGCCGAAGAGCGTCTGCTGCGTGCGATCTTCAACGAGAAGAGCCGTGAGGTCCGCGACACGTCCCTGAAGGTGCCCCACGGCGAGCAGGGCACGGTCATCGGCGTCAAGGTGTTCGACTCGCAGGACGGCGACGACGAGCTCGGCTCGGGCGTCAACCAGCGCGTGGTCGTGTTCATCGCCCAGAAGCGCAAGATCACCGCGGGTGACAAGCTCGCCGGTCGTCACGGCAACAAGGGCGTCATCTCGACGATCCTCCCCGTCGAGGACATGCCCTTCCTCGCGGACGGCACCCCGGTCGACATCATCCTCAACCCGCTGGGTGTCCCCGGCCGGATGAACTTCGGCCAGGTGCTCGAGATCCACCTCGGGTGGATCGCGGCGCAGGGCTGGAACGTCGAAGGCGTCCAGGAGTGGGCGAAGAACCTGCCCGAAGAGGCGCTCAGCGCCGCTCCCGGCACGAAGGTCGCCACCCCGGTGTTCGACGGTGCCGCCGAGCGCGAGATCGAGGGTCTGCTCGACTCGACCCTGCCGACCCGCGACGGTGAGCGTCTGATCGGTTCGTCCGGCAAGGCGCGCCTGTTCGACGGTCGCTCCGGTGAGCCGTTCCCGAACCCGATCTCGGTCGGTTACATGTACATCCTGAAGCTGCACCACCTCGTCGACGACAAGATCCACGCGCGCTCGACGGGCCCGTACTCGATGATCACGCAGCAGCCGCTGGGTGGTAAGGCACAGTTCGGTGGCCAGCGCTTCGGCGAGATGGAGGTCTGGGCCCTCGAGGCCTACGGCGCCGCGTACGCGCTGCAAGAGCTCCTGACCATCAAGTCGGACGACATCCTCGGCCGCGTGAAGGTGTACGAAGCCATCGTCAAGGGCGAGAACATCCAGGAGCCCGGCATCCCCGAGAGCTTCAAGGTCCTCATCAAAGAGATGCAGTCGCTGTGCCTGAACGTCGAGGTCCTCTCGGCCGACGGCCAGACGGTCAGCCTGCGCGACACGGACGACGAGGTCTTCCGTGCCGCCGAAGAGCTCGGCATCAACATCTCCTCCCGCTTCGAATCGTCGAACGTCGACGAGATCTAA
- a CDS encoding spermidine synthase, which yields MAAQHDEPPVEISIGAGLARVDEDRHRPGSYTLVVDGTPQSHVDLDDPTHLAFEYVRRIGHAVDLLPEGPVTALHLGAGALTLPRYVEATRPGSRQQVIELEADLVALVRETLPLPRGASIRVRYGDAREVMVKLPAGLRGTVDLLIVDVFGGSQIPAHVTSLEFYTAAAEFLSPTGMLIVNSADGAGLAFARGQASTLATVFEHVVAVADPATLKGRRFGNVVLIGSPSPLPTDRMPRLYSSDPLPAKVVHGRELRDFVAGAPVVTDATAVPSPEPSRSVFGAR from the coding sequence ATGGCCGCACAGCACGACGAACCGCCCGTCGAGATCTCGATCGGGGCGGGTCTCGCCCGCGTGGACGAGGACCGGCACCGCCCCGGTTCGTACACGCTCGTCGTCGACGGCACGCCCCAGTCGCACGTCGACCTCGACGACCCGACGCACCTGGCCTTCGAGTACGTCCGGCGGATCGGGCACGCCGTCGACCTGCTGCCCGAGGGGCCGGTCACCGCGCTGCACCTCGGCGCCGGCGCCCTGACCCTGCCGCGCTACGTCGAGGCGACCCGACCGGGCTCGCGCCAGCAGGTGATCGAGCTCGAGGCCGACCTCGTGGCCCTGGTGCGCGAGACGCTGCCGCTGCCCCGCGGGGCCTCGATCCGGGTGCGCTACGGCGACGCCCGCGAGGTCATGGTGAAGCTGCCCGCCGGGCTGCGCGGCACGGTCGACCTGCTGATCGTCGACGTGTTCGGCGGCTCGCAGATCCCCGCACACGTGACCTCGCTCGAGTTCTACACAGCGGCTGCAGAGTTCCTGTCGCCGACCGGCATGCTGATCGTCAACTCGGCCGACGGCGCGGGGCTGGCCTTCGCCCGGGGCCAGGCGTCGACGCTCGCGACCGTGTTCGAGCACGTGGTCGCGGTCGCCGACCCCGCGACACTCAAGGGGCGTCGCTTCGGCAACGTCGTGCTGATCGGTTCGCCGTCGCCGCTGCCGACCGACCGCATGCCGCGGCTCTACTCGTCGGACCCGCTGCCGGCCAAGGTCGTCCACGGCCGCGAGCTGCGTGACTTCGTCGCCGGGGCGCCCGTCGTCACCGACGCGACGGCCGTGCCGTCGCCCGAGCCGTCGCGGAGCGTGTTCGGGGCACGGTGA
- a CDS encoding ABC transporter ATP-binding protein, with protein MTAVSLWGVGLDVVDTKGARRPVLEQISFTVARGETVALMGPSGSGKSSILGCVAGLQDCSTGRVDVLGGDIQALDAAGRAWVRAHHIALLLLQGDDLLPALTVRENVELLHRIRGERPPADVIDDALRRVGLADRSDELPEGLSGGEKRRVALARVAVQQPHVTLLDEPTDGLDPRSVDAVVEMIRIRARAGAAVLVVTHDPRVASAADRVVFVDRGRVRHDVTGPTPEGLETLFRSAGTA; from the coding sequence ATGACGGCCGTGTCGCTGTGGGGGGTCGGCCTCGACGTGGTGGACACGAAGGGGGCGCGGCGCCCCGTCCTCGAGCAGATCTCGTTCACCGTGGCGAGGGGTGAGACCGTGGCGCTCATGGGGCCCTCCGGGTCCGGCAAGTCGTCGATCCTCGGGTGCGTGGCCGGGCTGCAGGACTGTTCGACGGGTCGCGTCGACGTCCTCGGTGGCGACATCCAGGCGCTCGACGCCGCAGGCCGTGCGTGGGTCCGGGCTCATCACATCGCCCTCCTCCTCCTCCAGGGTGACGACCTCCTGCCCGCTCTGACGGTCCGGGAGAACGTCGAACTCCTCCATCGCATCCGCGGCGAGAGGCCCCCGGCTGACGTGATCGACGACGCCCTTCGTCGCGTCGGACTCGCCGACAGGTCCGACGAACTGCCCGAGGGTCTGTCGGGTGGCGAGAAGCGCCGGGTCGCACTGGCCCGGGTCGCCGTCCAGCAGCCTCACGTCACATTGCTCGACGAACCGACCGACGGGCTCGACCCGAGATCGGTCGACGCCGTGGTCGAGATGATCCGCATCCGCGCCCGTGCCGGCGCGGCGGTCCTCGTCGTGACACACGATCCGAGGGTGGCGTCCGCTGCCGATCGCGTCGTCTTCGTCGACCGGGGCCGGGTGCGCCATGACGTGACCGGTCCGACTCCGGAGGGGCTCGAGACCCTCTTCCGTTCGGCTGGCACGGCATGA
- the csrA gene encoding carbon storage regulator CsrA has translation MLVLTRKVGERIVIGDDIVITVLDSRGDGVRIGIDAPRGVKIQREEVIKAVTEANVEAAKAPDDAEARLRAALGAPAPRADQ, from the coding sequence ATGCTGGTGCTGACACGCAAGGTCGGAGAACGCATCGTGATCGGCGACGACATCGTCATCACGGTGCTCGACTCCCGTGGCGACGGCGTGCGCATCGGCATCGACGCACCGCGCGGGGTCAAGATCCAGCGCGAAGAGGTCATCAAGGCCGTGACCGAGGCCAACGTCGAGGCGGCGAAGGCCCCCGACGACGCCGAGGCCCGCCTCCGCGCCGCCCTCGGCGCCCCCGCCCCTCGCGCCGACCAGTAG